In the Clostridium sp. 'White wine YQ' genome, TAAAATATCTATAAATAAAAACCCCCAATGCAATCTAAATCCTTGATTACTTTGGAGGTTATATTAATCTTATAATAAATTTTAATCATTCTTTTCTATGTCTATTACAAAGAAATCTAAATCATTAATTTCATCTATTTGTCTTATCTCATCTAATATCCATCTATATTCTTTTCTTATAAACTTCCAGTATTCCTCAAATTGAATAAATTTATAAGCTTCCCCCTCTATTACTTCATCAGTTTCTTCATCTATGGTATAATCCTGCGATGAGGCCTTAATATGAACCCACATACTATCTCTATCTATTCCTATATGATCTTCAATTCCTACAGGGGTTGCCCCTAATAGTTCCATATCTTCAAGAATATTTTTTTGCCTACGAACCTTCATCCATTCAGTTTGAGTTCTATGTTTAGTATATAGTTCATCACTCATATATTCTTTAGCTAAATCTTGATTTCTTTCCATCCATGCAGTTTGCACCTTATAAAAAGCCTCTTCTATATCTTGCTTTATTTCTTTGTAATTCCAGTTATTATCGCTTTTAGATAGTTCCTTTATGGCTGAAATAGTTTTAGCTTTCTTTTTGCCTAACTTTACTTTTAGTACAATTATTCCAGCCGAAGCAGCTATAGCAAATAGTCCAAAACTTATCGCATTTTCTAGTGGACTGCTTTTCCGTGATGATCTGCTATGAGTTGAACCAGTGCTTCCACCGCCTCCACCTCCACCAGATGAACCACCACCGCCACCACCGCCTCCAGCTCTCGCAAAGGCCACTAGTGGTACATTGATTATTAGGACTAACAAAACTATTAATATCATTTTTATAAAATTTCTAAACTTATTCATAATTACAGTCCCCCATATATATAGAAAGCTTCACTTATTATGTATAAATATTATTTTACCATATGTAATTTTTTTACAAAAGACAAACTCATAACATTTCTGTTATGAGTTTTACTTGTGACTATATTTTATAGAGTTGCAGTTTCTAAAATACTAAACTCACCCTTTGATGCATCTAAAAAAGCATTAACTCCAATTGGAATAGTCGCTAAATCATGAGTATGACCTATTGGTAGCCCCCAAATTGCTGGTATACCAAGATTACCTATTCTCTCAAAAATCAAGTTTTCTAAAGATCTGCCCTTATCATAAACATCTGTTTCACAATCTGTACATTCTCCAATAACAATCCCTGCAACAGACTGCAGTTTACCTGTATTAAGAAGTTGTGTTAATCTGCTATCTATATCTGTAATATCTGAGCCTACCTCTTCAAAAAATAAGATTTTTCCTTTTGTATCAATTTCATAAGGAGTTCCTATAAGCTCACAAATCAAAGATAAATTACCTCCTATAGTTTTCCCATATGCTCGTCCTTTAGTAACCTTCACAAGATATTTATCTGGATCTGCCATTTTTATTTGTCCAATAGGTTCACCGCTAAATAGTGCTTTATAGAGATATTTTAATCTATATTCAGTAGCATACTCTCCATAAATTCCTGTAGCACTTGGACCATGGAAAGTTGTCAGTCCTGTTTTCTTATAAATTGCAAGATGAAGTGCTGTAATATCGCTATATCCAATAAATATTTTTGGATTTTTTCTTATCATATCATAGTCTAAAGCATTCACTATTCTCGGGGAACCATAGCCTCCTTGACTACAAAAAATTGCATTTATTGATGAGTCAGCAAAAAATTCATTTACATCTTCTGCTCTAGCCTCATCTGTTCCAGCAAGATAATAGTAGTTATCATAAGCATGCTTTCCAACCTTTACTTTAAGTCCCCAGCTTTCAAAGGTTCTAATTGCTCTCCATATATGACTTCTATCTAACCCAGTTGCTGGTGATACTATCCCCACTGTATCCCCTTTTTTAAGTGTTTTAGGTTTTACCATATTCATCCCCCTTTTATCTATCTCTATTGTTCTTTTCTGACCTTGCACATACACCATGGCATTGAAGGCCTATCCTTAAGATGTCCTTTAAGATAATTCCATTGTGGATGCTTTGAGAAATACTCATCTGAAATAAAAGGGATATCACTAGAACCTCCCCATTTCGCTAAGAAGGACATGCTTCCTGCTAAATCACTATCTATTACCTTGCCATCTAATGCCCCTTGTGGAGAGAATGGTGGCAGAGTTCCAGAGACACTTGGATATCTTTGATCATCCAACTCATAATGTCCATCTACTGTCCTTGAAGAAGGATTTCTCCTACTTAGGTATACGTCATAGTGATCTGCTAAAATAGCTTTCCCAAATTCTATATCTAGTTCTCCATAATACCTTTCCATTAATTGAGTAAGCCTAACTCTTCTTGCTCCCTGATGATCACGAATATCTGTATAGGCACTATTCTCCACTTCTAAATTACGTATTCTAGGATCTTCAGGTGCGTTAAACCCAATAAAGTAACCATCTTCTAGTGTTTTTACACTTGAGTAATCTAACCCTTGCTCAAACCTAGTAATTTTATTACTTCTTATATCCCCAAGTAGCCACATGCTGGTGTAGCCTCCATTGCTGTTTTCTTTCATAATATCAATAAATTCATTTACTTCATCAGAATATTGAATGGCTTTTCTAATTCTCACAAACTGGGGTACACCTTCAGAATTATATTTTTTAAATCCAGAAATACTTGTATCTGCACCTAGAATACCTGAGGCTGTTACAAAGAAATCACTAAAGCTATCTATATATCCTGGTGCGGTCTGCATTAAAAACCTATTTCCATACTCAGGTAAAACATCCATTATTACATTAAGATATTGCCCAGTCTCATAGCTCTCCCAGGTATTATGAGCTAAAAGAATCTTTCCATCTTTCGTAGCTGCACCTGTAGCAATAAACGCCGAACATCCTCCCTTATTTCTTCCTATATTGCTTTTGAACTCTCCATCTGAGTTATTAGGCCACCAAAAACCTATAAGCTCACCATAACCGTTCCATGTAAGAATCTCTTGCCAGGTTACCCTAGCGCCAGCTTTGAATGCCCCATCTGCAATCCCCTTTATTTCATCAAGAAATTCCTCATCAACCTTATGTGTAAACTGCTTCTCTGCTTGATCAACAAAAAAACTCCACTCTTTTCCCGTATTCCAATAAGTCAAAAATTTAAGATTACTAATTATTTCTTTAATTTCATTAGCAAGCAGAAATCCATGCTGAAGTCCTCGTTTATAGGCTTCCCCTTCAATATGGACATAAATCCATCCATTCTTCTCATACTTATAACCTTTTCCATAGTAATTGTTATTATCTATACCCATTTTTATCCCTCGATACACTCTTTAAAAATTTTATATTCTACATATTAATATTGTATTAATGGAGCTTATAAAAGGTGAATTTATGCACTCTATCAGTAATCTGTTAAATATTTATAGTCTTATAATCAATATAGTTACTTGCAGGGTTGTCCATTGAACACTATACTATATTATGTATTGATAAAAACTCATGAAGTGAGAGGTCGATTTATGAAAAAGAAAGATATATTGGAATTAAAAAGACGCTTAAAGAAGGATGAATGCACATTTACTAAAATGTGTGGTTGCTACGTAGATGGAGAAAAAAATATTGTATTAAAATTTAGAGAAACTTTTTTAAACTTAGTAGATGAAGAATTCTTTAAATATTTAGAGATAGCAAAAAAAACATTATCAGGAACGGTTGGAAATAATCTTTTAGAACTTAATTTCCCTCTTAATGGAGATGAAGATGAAATAGAAAGCAGACAACTTTCTTTATTAGCACTAAAGAAAAGCAGATTAAAGGATGATGGACTGCTTGATAGCTTCTATAAAATGATTATAAACAGCTATGATTACACAGGTAATTTCCTAATACTTATTTTTCACGATGCTTACGATGTTATTACTAAAACTACTGATAATTCAAAAATAGATGAATCTGAAGAAGTATATGAATATTTATTATGTGCAATTTGCCCAGTATCTCTTACTGAGCCTGCTCTTGGATATTTTGAAAATGAGAATAAAATTGGTGCAAGAATTAGAGATTGGGTAGTTGGTTCTCCAGACCTTGGATTTGTATTCCCAGCTTTTACAGACCGCAGTACTAATATTCATTCTATTTTGTACTATACAAAAAATGCAAAAGATCCACATCCTGAATTTATGGAGCAAGCCTTAGGGTGTAGTTCAAAACAAACTGCTACTGAGCAGAAAGAAACCTTCAATACTATTGTTCGTAAAGCACTTGGAAGTGATGATGCAAAATCTGAGCATTTATATATGGAGATTCAAGAAACACTAAATAATATGGTAGAGGACCATACTACTGTAAATGGTAAGAATGCTGAACCAATAATTTTATCTACTGATAATATACAAGAGGTTTTAATTGAAAGCGGAATTCCTGAAGAAATACTTACAAAAATAGAAAAATCCTATACAGAGGAGTTTGGTGATACTCCTCCTGTAGTTGATCATTTAATTGATAAAAAAGCAATTGCGGCTAATGAGCAAAGAAAAAAAGAAGAAAAACTTGAAAAGAAAGTACAAATACTTGAAGAAATCCTTGAAAAAACAAAGCAAGAAACTGAGCTAAAGGTAGCTGCAGAGCCAATTATAGATGCAGAAGCTGAAAGTATGTTAGAAATTGCTGCTGATTCTGAAGAAGCTGATAATAATACTACTCAAAACTATGATGTTGTACTTCACGTAAAACCTCAAAAAGTTCCTCAAATAAAATCACAAATAATTGACGGAAAGAAATGCATTATAATTCCTATGGAAGATGATGAACAAGCTAATGTAAATGGGGTTGAGGCAAATCTTTAATTTATAAAGAATATATATAAATATTTAAAAAGGAACCCATGAAATAGACTCTAAAAAGACTATTTTCATGGGTTATTTTTATTATTACCAAATTTCGTAATGCACTATATCTTCAATGTTTTTTCTTGGACGAGGTTTCGGAGCTTCATCTGAATAACCAACTGTTATAACTCCAACTACATATTTATCCGAAGGTATATTTAATACTGGTCTAATTTCTTCTTGTGTAAACTCTGCAACCCAACAAACTCCCAAGCCTAAATTATTAGCTTGTAGAAGCATATAGCCTGTTGAAATTGCTGTATCCCTAATTATTCTTTTCACTTCATCTTCTGAACTATCATCATCAATTCTTATGTCTTCTTTTATTCTGCATCGCACATCAGCAACACTTACAATAAAAACAGGAGCTGTCATCATCCATTTCTGATTATGAGAAGCCTCCATTATTCTTTGTCTCATTTCTTCTGATTTAACCACAATATAATGCCAAGGTTGTGTGTTGTTTCCTGATGGAGCTAACCTTGCACTTTCTAGTATTTCATTTATTTTTTCGTCCTCAACTGGCTTATCAATATATTTTCTTATACTTCTACGTACTTCAATTTCTTTTATCATCATTTTGTTCCCCTTATTCTTTTCTCAAAATATCTACTGTATGGGCACTTGCTCCTAATAGATCTGGTCTCTCACAAGTAGAAAGATGGTACTTAATAAAAAGTTTGTATGTTTCTTCATCCATAGCATTTAAAGTCGGTCTCATATAGTTAGCTGGTCCATCAGCTGCAATTATTTTTATTCTTTTAAGTCCTGCTTCTTCAACTATCTTATTAATATCATCAAGCCTTACATAATCATATAAATCTTCTGGCTCTGATATTACATGAAAATCATCGCTTAACTTTCCATTTTCAATACTTGCTCTAATATTGTTTTCCTTAAAGCCATAGGTTAATACGCTATATTCATTCATGCAATAAGCTACTAAAATAACTCCGCCAAGCTTAGTTACTCTTTTTGCTTCTTGTAGTGCTTTCACCTTATCTTCAAGGGTGTATAAATGATACATTGGTCCAAACACTAAGGTCATATCAAAAGTATTCTCTTTAAATCTTGATAAATCTAATGCTGTTCCTTGATATGCTTTTACAGTGCTTCCTTTTGATTTTAAAACACCTAGATTATGCTTAACCAGCTCAACTGCAGTAACATCATATCCTTCATTTGCTAGTTCCACAGAGTATCTCCCTGTTCCTGCACCAACATCTAAGATTTTTGCATTTTCATAGTTTTCTAGATACTCATGAATATACTTCATTGAAGTTACATATTCTACTTGTCCGTGTCTTCTTGTTAATCTTTTATCCTCACAAAATTTATTGTAGTGTTTCTCTAATTCTATTGTCATCTCTTTATATTCCTCATCTATTATATTCAAAATTATTAAACACAAATATTATAGCAAATATTAAGCTATTTTTACAAAGTTCTTTAATATATTTCAATTATGTTTTTTGTAATTTCTAAAATATCAATTATAATTATTATAACTTAAAGTAAAGGAAGTGAAGCACTTGAGAGTCTATATTGCTATAGATTTTGATGATAACATTAAGAATTATCTTGAAAAGATAACATCAAATATAAAGAATTACTGCACTGAGGGCAGTTTTACTCAAAAGAATAACTTTCATTTAACCATTCGCTTTATTGGAGAAGCTGATGATACTCAGATTTCCAAAATAAAAGAATTGTTAGATATGGCAGTTTTAAATATACTTCCTTTTGAATTATCAGCAAATACCTTAGGTATTTTTAAAAGAAAAAAGACAAATATCTTATGGATGGGGATAGAAGAAAATGCTTCTCTATCTGAACTTCATGAAGAGCTTACCATCCTATTAAATAAATATAAGATACCATTTTATAATAAGCTTTATATCCCTCATATAACTTTAGGGCGAAGAATTTTACTTAATGAAGATTCTGCAGACTTAAATAGTTTAATTTCATATGAGAGAATTAAGATTCCAGTGAAAGCAATAAGTCTAATGGCTAGTAAAGAGGAAAATGGGAAACTAAATGGTGTATCCATTTATCGAGTTAATTTAAAAGAATTACGTTAAAGAATGGGTAAACAAAGTCTTTAATAGGAAAAATCCACGACATTTCTATCATGGATTTCACGGGGAAAACTATAGTTATATTGTATAACTTATCCTCGAACTTTTCTAATAAATTAATTCTTATGTCTCCATACTATTTACTTAAAAAATCAAGAGCAAATTGTACATGTAATGCTGTACCATATTTCATGTAGTCTTCATCAATCTTGAATTTTTCATGGTGTGGGAAATATATAGCTTCTTTTTCCTCATTTCTGTAACCTACAAATGCATAAACTCCTTTAGCATGTTGGAAATAGTATGGCATATCCTCTGACCCCATATATTTAGGCAAAGTTTTATTTTTGCCTTCTCCAAATACTTTTGTTGCAGACTTATCTGCTATTGCTACCAATTCTTCATCATTATATAGACTTAAGGCACTTTCTTCTATTCTTACATCAACTTTAAGTTCATAGGCATCTGCAATCGCTTTTGCGTGTCTTTTTATCGCTTCGTGCGCTATTTCTCTAACTTTTGGATTAAAATATCTCATGGAAATATCTATCTCTGTATATTTAGCAACTATATTTGCCTTTGTTCCGCCAATAAACTTTCCTACAGAAAGCACTATTGGATCTTGAGCATTAATATTTTTAGTAACTATCCCTTGAAGATCTGTCACAAAAATACATGCAGGATGAATAGTATCCTTAGCCATATGTGGTACAGACCCATGTCCTGATACTCCTTCAAACTTAACATAAATAGTATCACAGCCAGCCATTCTATATCCGGGCTCAATATTTACATATCCAGTCTCTAATTCTGGCATTCCGTGCATACCAAGGCAAGCATCTACACCCTCCATTCCTCCAGCTTCTATTATTTTTTTCGCACCTGAGAATGTTTCCTCTGCCTCTTGGAAGAAAAATCTAACTTCACCACAAATCTCATCCTTCATTTCAGATAATATTTTTGCAGCACCAAGTAGCATTGAAGTGTGAGCATCATGACCACATGCATGCATTAATCCTGGCGTTTTAGATTTAAATTCAACATTTGTTTCTTCTTTTACTGGAAGAGCATCTATGTCACCTCTTAAAGCTACTGTTTTACCACCTTTCCCACCTTTTAATGTTGCAATCAAAGATGTATTTCCGGCTTTCTTGTATGGTATTCCAAGTTTATCTAATTCCTTCATAATCTTTTCTTGAGTTTTAAATTCCTGACCACTAAGTTCAGGATTTTCATGTAAATCTCTTCTGAAATTAATAATATACTCTTCATTTAATTTAGCTTTATCTAATATGTTTGACATAATAAAAACTTCCTTTCTATTATATTTTCATAAACAGTAGTATGTAATTCTGGGTTTTAATTAAGCGGCTTTTCTTTTATTATTCTCGTTTTTCTTATTTTTAGGTACTAGTATTAATACAGCAATTAGTGATATGGATCCTGCAATTACACTAACTCCCAATCCCCAACCAGCTGATAAATTTTGAGCTGTTTTGTCACTCATAATAATAGCTGTTGACACCGCTCCAGAAATGGCTACACCAAAACTACCACCTAAAGAACTTGCCATTTTATAAATACCTGATGCAGAACCTGCTTTTTCTGCTGGTGCATTTCCAACTGCAGTATTTGTAGATGGAGTAGCATAAAATCCAAATCCAGTTCCCATGACAGCAAGACCAACTACAACAGCTGTAAAATAAGCAGCATTAGGTAAGAATGTTAGTGTCATTAAGAAAATCCCTACTGCAGCCATTAATGTACCTATTGCCATTGGCAAACGTGCCCCTGTCTTAAGCATAACTTTTTCTCCTACGCGAATTGTCGAAACAATGGCAACTAAATAACTAATTGTTAATAGTCCACTTTGGAATGAACTTAAGCCACGTGTTGTTTGAACGTAAGGCATTAATATAAATAGACAACCTGCACACATATTAAGTAAGAAATTTGAGATTACAGCTGCATCATAACCTTTGCTGCTAAATAGCGATAAATCAACTAATGGTACCGAACTTCTACTCTCTATAAATAGGAATATACCAAATAGAATTACAAAAGCAGCTATTAATGAAAGAATAATTGGATTGGTCCATCCAAGTTGTCTTCCACGAGTAACAACTAAATTTAGTGAAAGTAATGCTAACACTAAAGTAATAATTCCAAAATAATCAATGCTTCTTTTTTCTCCACTAGTAATTTTACTTTCTGGAGTACCATTTATTAAAAATATACCAATTAACGCTACAGGAACAGTAAGCCAAAATAACCAACGCCAGCTTAATGCTGATACTACAGCACCTCCAAAGAAGTTAGCAACACCACTGCCACCCCAAGAAGCTAAAGACCAAAAGCTTAAAGCACGTGGGCGAGCTTCACCAGGATAATAGGCATTTATAAGAGCTAAAGTAGCTGGCATAATAAAGGCACCTGATAACCCTTGAATGACACGACCTGCAATAAGAAGTGTAGCTCCCTGAGCTATTGCACAAAGTATGGAACCAATAATACTTAATATAAATCCGATTTGAGTAATCCTAACCCTTCCAACTCTGTCAGCAATACTTCCTGCAGTTACAATGCTAACACCACAAATTAATGCAGTAATACTGACTGCAGTACTAACAATTGAACTTGAAATTCCTAAATCACTAGTAAGTGGTGGTACGCCTGCTGTTATAGCACTTGCAAATAACCAATAAGTTGCAACACCTAGAATCATTCCAAATAACAAACGATCATTACCCTTATAATTTGTCATATATTTTCCTCCTAAACCCTTTTTATTTTT is a window encoding:
- a CDS encoding S66 peptidase family protein, which gives rise to MVKPKTLKKGDTVGIVSPATGLDRSHIWRAIRTFESWGLKVKVGKHAYDNYYYLAGTDEARAEDVNEFFADSSINAIFCSQGGYGSPRIVNALDYDMIRKNPKIFIGYSDITALHLAIYKKTGLTTFHGPSATGIYGEYATEYRLKYLYKALFSGEPIGQIKMADPDKYLVKVTKGRAYGKTIGGNLSLICELIGTPYEIDTKGKILFFEEVGSDITDIDSRLTQLLNTGKLQSVAGIVIGECTDCETDVYDKGRSLENLIFERIGNLGIPAIWGLPIGHTHDLATIPIGVNAFLDASKGEFSILETATL
- the thpR gene encoding RNA 2',3'-cyclic phosphodiesterase, whose protein sequence is MRVYIAIDFDDNIKNYLEKITSNIKNYCTEGSFTQKNNFHLTIRFIGEADDTQISKIKELLDMAVLNILPFELSANTLGIFKRKKTNILWMGIEENASLSELHEELTILLNKYKIPFYNKLYIPHITLGRRILLNEDSADLNSLISYERIKIPVKAISLMASKEENGKLNGVSIYRVNLKELR
- a CDS encoding nitroreductase family protein gives rise to the protein MIKEIEVRRSIRKYIDKPVEDEKINEILESARLAPSGNNTQPWHYIVVKSEEMRQRIMEASHNQKWMMTAPVFIVSVADVRCRIKEDIRIDDDSSEDEVKRIIRDTAISTGYMLLQANNLGLGVCWVAEFTQEEIRPVLNIPSDKYVVGVITVGYSDEAPKPRPRKNIEDIVHYEIW
- a CDS encoding DUF4317 domain-containing protein, translated to MKKKDILELKRRLKKDECTFTKMCGCYVDGEKNIVLKFRETFLNLVDEEFFKYLEIAKKTLSGTVGNNLLELNFPLNGDEDEIESRQLSLLALKKSRLKDDGLLDSFYKMIINSYDYTGNFLILIFHDAYDVITKTTDNSKIDESEEVYEYLLCAICPVSLTEPALGYFENENKIGARIRDWVVGSPDLGFVFPAFTDRSTNIHSILYYTKNAKDPHPEFMEQALGCSSKQTATEQKETFNTIVRKALGSDDAKSEHLYMEIQETLNNMVEDHTTVNGKNAEPIILSTDNIQEVLIESGIPEEILTKIEKSYTEEFGDTPPVVDHLIDKKAIAANEQRKKEEKLEKKVQILEEILEKTKQETELKVAAEPIIDAEAESMLEIAADSEEADNNTTQNYDVVLHVKPQKVPQIKSQIIDGKKCIIIPMEDDEQANVNGVEANL
- a CDS encoding class I SAM-dependent methyltransferase, which encodes MTIELEKHYNKFCEDKRLTRRHGQVEYVTSMKYIHEYLENYENAKILDVGAGTGRYSVELANEGYDVTAVELVKHNLGVLKSKGSTVKAYQGTALDLSRFKENTFDMTLVFGPMYHLYTLEDKVKALQEAKRVTKLGGVILVAYCMNEYSVLTYGFKENNIRASIENGKLSDDFHVISEPEDLYDYVRLDDINKIVEEAGLKRIKIIAADGPANYMRPTLNAMDEETYKLFIKYHLSTCERPDLLGASAHTVDILRKE
- a CDS encoding Tim44 domain-containing protein is translated as MNKFRNFIKMILIVLLVLIINVPLVAFARAGGGGGGGGSSGGGGGGGSTGSTHSRSSRKSSPLENAISFGLFAIAASAGIIVLKVKLGKKKAKTISAIKELSKSDNNWNYKEIKQDIEEAFYKVQTAWMERNQDLAKEYMSDELYTKHRTQTEWMKVRRQKNILEDMELLGATPVGIEDHIGIDRDSMWVHIKASSQDYTIDEETDEVIEGEAYKFIQFEEYWKFIRKEYRWILDEIRQIDEINDLDFFVIDIEKND
- a CDS encoding C45 family autoproteolytic acyltransferase/hydolase; translation: MGIDNNNYYGKGYKYEKNGWIYVHIEGEAYKRGLQHGFLLANEIKEIISNLKFLTYWNTGKEWSFFVDQAEKQFTHKVDEEFLDEIKGIADGAFKAGARVTWQEILTWNGYGELIGFWWPNNSDGEFKSNIGRNKGGCSAFIATGAATKDGKILLAHNTWESYETGQYLNVIMDVLPEYGNRFLMQTAPGYIDSFSDFFVTASGILGADTSISGFKKYNSEGVPQFVRIRKAIQYSDEVNEFIDIMKENSNGGYTSMWLLGDIRSNKITRFEQGLDYSSVKTLEDGYFIGFNAPEDPRIRNLEVENSAYTDIRDHQGARRVRLTQLMERYYGELDIEFGKAILADHYDVYLSRRNPSSRTVDGHYELDDQRYPSVSGTLPPFSPQGALDGKVIDSDLAGSMSFLAKWGGSSDIPFISDEYFSKHPQWNYLKGHLKDRPSMPWCMCKVRKEQ
- a CDS encoding amidohydrolase, producing MSNILDKAKLNEEYIINFRRDLHENPELSGQEFKTQEKIMKELDKLGIPYKKAGNTSLIATLKGGKGGKTVALRGDIDALPVKEETNVEFKSKTPGLMHACGHDAHTSMLLGAAKILSEMKDEICGEVRFFFQEAEETFSGAKKIIEAGGMEGVDACLGMHGMPELETGYVNIEPGYRMAGCDTIYVKFEGVSGHGSVPHMAKDTIHPACIFVTDLQGIVTKNINAQDPIVLSVGKFIGGTKANIVAKYTEIDISMRYFNPKVREIAHEAIKRHAKAIADAYELKVDVRIEESALSLYNDEELVAIADKSATKVFGEGKNKTLPKYMGSEDMPYYFQHAKGVYAFVGYRNEEKEAIYFPHHEKFKIDEDYMKYGTALHVQFALDFLSK
- a CDS encoding MFS transporter, producing MTNYKGNDRLLFGMILGVATYWLFASAITAGVPPLTSDLGISSSIVSTAVSITALICGVSIVTAGSIADRVGRVRITQIGFILSIIGSILCAIAQGATLLIAGRVIQGLSGAFIMPATLALINAYYPGEARPRALSFWSLASWGGSGVANFFGGAVVSALSWRWLFWLTVPVALIGIFLINGTPESKITSGEKRSIDYFGIITLVLALLSLNLVVTRGRQLGWTNPIILSLIAAFVILFGIFLFIESRSSVPLVDLSLFSSKGYDAAVISNFLLNMCAGCLFILMPYVQTTRGLSSFQSGLLTISYLVAIVSTIRVGEKVMLKTGARLPMAIGTLMAAVGIFLMTLTFLPNAAYFTAVVVGLAVMGTGFGFYATPSTNTAVGNAPAEKAGSASGIYKMASSLGGSFGVAISGAVSTAIIMSDKTAQNLSAGWGLGVSVIAGSISLIAVLILVPKNKKNENNKRKAA